The genomic region GTAAACGAGTCATAAGTTAACGTTAATCAACAGAAGAGCCCAAGCTGGACTTAATAATTTTAATAGGGAAATATGTATGATACAGTTGGCAAAATCAGGTGCATGTTTGATCACGAATTAACTAAGATGAACGCGCATACACCGTTAGATGAGATCTACAGAATCTTTTTACATATTTAAAATTCCCTCAGAACCCTTGAGGAAAAAACCGGATTGAATCCGGCTAACTAACGAAACTGAACGAAAGGCGGGACCATCTGAGCCGTGTCGTTGCAAAACGGAGCCGCCGGGTGCTGCCACTTCTTGAACACCGCCACCTGAGCCGACTTGTCCGCCTCCGCGCCCTGCTGATGATGGCGCGGGAGCTCCTTCTGCTGGCGCTGGTGCTGCCGCGCGTCGTCTCGAGATTTGGCCTCGATTGGTTGATCGGGGGAGACGAGAGGGGAGAGGAGGGGGATGGCGACGTTCCAATCGGTGACGCGGTTTATTTGCAAGGAAGAAGGGGGCGGGGCTCGCCGCTGGAGGCGGCTGGGCTGGCGTCGGTTGCCGGAGCTCGATCGCGATGCTTCTGCCATTGATATATGATTGGATTTTGATGAGATCTcggaggagagggagaaagagtgAAGGATTTGGGATTTGGTGTGCAACAGGTGGAACTGGGGAAGGAAGTGCTGGTGCGTGTGTggatgtgaatatatatatatatgcgagagagagagagaggcgtaTGGTTGGCACGCGGCTTTGGCTCCTGTAAGCCCCGAcgatggagaaatttttcattctttCCGGAACACGTGTCGTTGTATAAGAGAAgaaaagttttattttcaagttgttaactTTTTCAATACAAGTATTTTACCGAAGTGAAGTGACCCGCGGTATGTCATTCTGTGTTTTCAGTACATTACCACTAGAGTGGTAT from Pyrus communis chromosome 4, drPyrComm1.1, whole genome shotgun sequence harbors:
- the LOC137732524 gene encoding uncharacterized protein At4g14450, chloroplastic-like, which produces MAEASRSSSGNRRQPSRLQRRAPPPSSLQINRVTDWNVAIPLLSPLVSPDQPIEAKSRDDARQHQRQQKELPRHHQQGAEADKSAQVAVFKKWQHPAAPFCNDTAQMVPPFVQFR